GACGCTCTTCGAGGACTCGTGGGCCGACCTCGTCCGCGAGGTGAGCTTTGGACTCGTGTCGTGTGCTGCAAAGCAACATCGTCGTATCGATGATGGAGCATGTCAATGCCAATGAGTGTTCGCAGGGGCTGATGGACGGCTTCAACGTGCCGCTGTACGCGCCGACGCTTGACGAGGTCCgggaggcggtggaggcggccggCGCGTTCAGGATCAACCGGCTGGAGATGGTGACGGGGAGCCCTGCGGCGGTCGACCACCCCGACGACCCCGGCGCCGTCGGCCACACGGTGGCGAACAACGTGTGGTCGTTCGTCGGCGCGCTCGTGGATGCTCACGTCGGGAAGGCGCTGGCGGACGAGCTGTTCGGCCGGCTGCAGCGGCGAGCGGAGGAGCGCGCCGGGGAGCTGATGGCGGAGATGCGGCTCCCACATGTCGTgtgctcgctctcgctcgcatGAGGCGATGCCAGCTTTCTTTGGTTTCAATCGCATTATTTACCGGAGTGCGTGCCACACGTACGGAACTGTAAAATTTTACTGTAAAACCGAGCAACACATTCATGAATGTAGATTAGATGAAGTGGTCTCACTCATCGGCCTCGTGTAAATCAATCATGGCTCCGTACAAATGCCGACGTGTTTTTATTCGAACAATTACCAGGGTTGTACAAAGATATAAATCTGAAAGTGGTGCTCATTTTCTGTTCGATCGTGTCGAACTCACAAGTGCAAGGAGAGATCAGTGAGCCAGGGTGAAGTACATGTCGAAGACGACGACGATGGAGCTGCCCTTGGAGCTGACGAGGCTGCTGGTCATGTACCCGCGCGCGAACCGGAGCCTGCCGGTGCCGCCGACGATGCTGCGCTCCGACGGGCCCGACGCGGTGAGGTGCCCCAGCGTCGCCAGCGTGCTGCCGCTGTACTCCCCGTAGTCGGAGAAGGCGAAGGTGATGGCCGTGAGCCCGCCGGACTCGTCCAGCGACGCGTGCACGGCGAGCCCCTGCGCCCTGCCGATGAGCCGCGACGCCGGGTCCGGCCCCTCCCGCAGCGCGTTGTCGAACACGTTCAGGTCGCCGAACGTCGACGCGTTCCTGTGCAGGCTGGCGACGTTGACGACGGTGGCGttgggcgcgccgccgtcgacctcGTGGAAGTAGAAGTGGAGGTGCGTCAGCGCCTCGTCCGCGGCGACGCTGCAGGCCAGCAGTAGCAGCATGAGAGCCACCGGGGAGCACCGAGCAGCAGCCATGGCTTCAGCCTTCAGCCTGACACTCTTTCCCTGTATGTGTATGTATGTTTGAACAAGTGAAAGAGTTGCAGATGAGGACGAGGTAGGGTAGGGTCGTCGTAAGGCGAGCAGTCACAATCAGACAGACTAACCATTTcgacaagaagaaaaagaaacatttgGAGTACTATGGAGTAAATGGTAGTTGTACTAGTTTTTTTTATGTAATTATTATGCAGAGTCAACAAGAGCATGTTAAAGACCCTTGGATGCTACCTCCCTGGTTCTTGCTGTGACAATCTACCATCCAACACGACTGTTGCTTGCTTGTGTAAGCAACCGCTCTTATTTCTTATGAATTTCTAGGAGTCTAGGTCAACTTCATGTTGGCTGTACTAAAATAATACTTTTCGGGGCTCAAATGTATGCTCAAGCAAACACCTCAGACAGGATTGCACACCAAGGAATGGAGGATTGTAAAACAGAGGACCCGCAAAAAAAAGATTGTAAAACAGAGGGATTAACGCTAAACGTTTTGGACGGCCAAGTGCCAGTGAATGGAAGTGGGCCTATTAGTAGACCCCAGTTCAGTAATGAATCAAATAAAAATGAATGTTTTGGTCCTAGTTTTTGGCTGCCTGACAAGTGACGGCCAAAAAATAATGACGGCATTAGTGCGCCCGTTTTCTTGCACTTCTTGCGGGAAAAGAAACCAATAGGAGGGATTGGATTCTTTTTTCCTTCGAAAAACGTACCAATGTAGGAACCTTTCCTCTGGAAAGAAATTGTTGTTCCAAACACGGCTACAGTCACTAATACTATAGGAATCTGATTCCTGTAAAATTCCATTGAAAATACTGGGTTCCAAACAAGCCCTAAAGAGGTCTGGAAACAATTTGCGCTCATTTCATCATCGGGCCACAAACTGACGTCCAAAGCTTAACAG
This sequence is a window from Panicum virgatum strain AP13 chromosome 7K, P.virgatum_v5, whole genome shotgun sequence. Protein-coding genes within it:
- the LOC120642780 gene encoding pterocarpan synthase 1-like, whose amino-acid sequence is MAAARCSPVALMLLLLACSVAADEALTHLHFYFHEVDGGAPNATVVNVASLHRNASTFGDLNVFDNALREGPDPASRLIGRAQGLAVHASLDESGGLTAITFAFSDYGEYSGSTLATLGHLTASGPSERSIVGGTGRLRFARGYMTSSLVSSKGSSIVVVFDMYFTLAH